The proteins below come from a single Conexivisphaerales archaeon genomic window:
- a CDS encoding NUDIX domain-containing protein — MSEKRVFCRFTRDQQGEVLGMHEVPQGGMCLSAFLVLTKRRGEVLMGKVNPQADWAKIGALDSKRLNWFKDGWMLPSSHLILYESPQDAAKRIAREQLGLEDIKLDQLKVVSEVYDNPRFPDRKNHWDIEFIFTGSLERELQSFPDVWTELRFVDLNKEPRSSIVRSHDDIIQYSGAFSF, encoded by the coding sequence ATGAGTGAAAAGAGGGTATTCTGCAGGTTTACCAGGGATCAGCAGGGGGAAGTTCTAGGAATGCACGAGGTACCTCAGGGAGGGATGTGTCTTTCAGCTTTCCTTGTCCTGACAAAGAGGAGAGGAGAAGTGCTCATGGGAAAGGTCAATCCCCAGGCTGACTGGGCAAAAATAGGTGCTCTTGACTCCAAGAGACTGAACTGGTTCAAGGATGGATGGATGCTTCCTTCGTCTCATCTCATTCTCTATGAATCTCCGCAGGACGCAGCGAAAAGGATAGCCAGAGAGCAGCTTGGTTTAGAAGATATTAAGCTGGACCAGCTGAAAGTTGTCTCCGAAGTCTACGACAACCCTAGGTTCCCTGACAGAAAGAACCACTGGGATATAGAGTTCATCTTCACAGGTAGCCTGGAAAGGGAGTTGCAATCTTTTCCAGATGTCTGGACTGAGTTGAGGTTCGTAGACCTGAATAAGGAGCCGAGAAGCAGCATAGTCAGGTCCCACGACGATATCATTCAGTATTCTGGCGCTTTTTCCTTCTGA